The Polaribacter sp. KT25b genome contains the following window.
ACTGTAAAACGATCCATCCAAACATAATTGTCTTCAGCAATTCTACCAATATGTTGAATGTGTTTTAGTTGATTGTGTTGTGTTTCAGACAAATAATACAATACTGCACCAGCGGCAATAATTCCGTTTTTAACATCCTGAATACCAAAACCTTTTAAGCTTTTTACTTCAAAATGATTGTGTAAAGTTTCGTTTGCATATTCTTTTTGAAAAACCCAATCATCTAAGTAAAACGTATAATATCGGTTTTCAAAAAGTTCTAAAAATTGTTGTTTGTGTTGTTTTTGAACCAAGACTTCACTCGGACTAAAATTTTGCAACAATTTATCAATATATTCTGCATTTCCTTGCGCCACTAAATATTCACCTGTAGAAACATCTAAAAATGAAATTCCGAGTTGTTTTTTTGTTGCTGAGCGTGTTGAAGTATCAAAATGAACAGCCGCTAAAAAGTTGTTAGTTTTGGTTTGTAAAACTTCGTCGTTTAAAGAAACTCCTGGAGTTACTAATTCTGTAACACCACGTTTTACAATGGTTTTGGTCATTTTAGGATCTTCTAACTGATCGCAAATGGCAACACGCATTCCTGCTTTTACTAACTTTGGTAAATACGTATTTAAAGAATGATGCGGAAAACCAGCCAAAGCAGTTTCGGTTTCACTTCCGGCACCACGTTTTGTTAGTGTAATTCCTAAAACTCCGGCGGCTTTTTTAGCATCTTCGCCAAAAGTTTCATAAAAATCTCCTACTCTAAAAAGTAACATTGCATCAGGATATTTATTCTTGATGGCATTGTATTGTTTCATTAAAGGCGTAACCTTTTTAGCTTTTGATTTTGCCAAGTTTTTGGAAATTTTCAGTTAGTTTTGCGAAGATATAAAATATAGTTGTTAGTGTTTAGTTTTTGGTTATTAGTTAAGATACCAACAACAAAAAACCATTAACCAATAACTAAAATTATGAGAAAATTAAAAAATAATGAGTTAGGTAGAATTTCGGTTGATGAATTTAAAACGGTTAAAAAAACGCCATTAATTGTAGTTTTAGACAATATTAGAAGTTTAAATAATATTGGTTCTGTGTTTAGAACTAGTGATGCTTTTTTGATTGAAAAAATATACTTGTGTGGTATTTGTGCAACTCCGCCAAATAAAGACATTCATAAAACTGCTTTAGGTGCAACAGAATCTGTAGCTTGGGAATATGTTGAAGATACTTTAGAATTAGTTGAAAAATTGAAAGCTGAAAATGTAAAAGTTTTAGCTATTGAACAAGCTGAAAATTCTACAAAATTAGATGTTTTTTATCCGAAGAAAGGAGAAAAATATGCCATTGTAATGGGGAATGAAGTAAAAGGTGTTCAGCAAAAAGTGGTAACAGCTTCAGATTTGGTTATTGAAATTCCTCAATTAGGTACCAAACATTCTTTAAATATATCTGTAACTACTGGTGTTGTAATTTGGGATTTATTTACAAAAATTATTAGATAAGTAACAAGTAATTATTTAATATTCAGTTTATTGCTTTTTTTAATTACCTTTACTTATGTTTAAAAAAGTATTTTTATTAGCTGTTATGATGATTTGCAGTACTTTTTATTCAGAGAACAAGGCAGAAAGGCTTTTAGATTCTTTGAATAAATATTTTTCTATTTCTGTTAGTATCCCTTTTCCAGAAAAAAAATTAAATATTTAAATAAAACATATTTTTTTACAAAACAGTCTAATGTTGATAGTTTTGATAATTAAAGTTTCTTCGTCTTTGGCAGGTGAAAATGTTATATCAGATAATATTGAAAATTATGAGAAAGCTAATAATGTTTTATGAAAAATTTATCAAAATAAAAAATATTATGCAGTATTAGGTTCGTATTATCATAATAAAGGATGATATTTTAATAATAATTCAAATAAATTTAGTGCTTACTATTATTATAATAAAGTTAAAGTAGTAGGAGATTTAAGATTAATTTACCAAAGATCACTTAAAAGTAAGGCAAATGATATTGCAGAACCTTTATCTAAAGTAAATTCAGAAATTAGAAATTTATCGCATAAATTAAGTTCTGTAAATTTTAATGAAGTTTCTTTTAAAGATCAAATAATTAATTTAGTTAGCGATTATTATGCACCAAAGTTTAAAATAAAGCTTAAAAATTTTGATAAAATCGATTGGCTTTTAATAGATAATCAAATTAAAAGAACACTTTATTTAGTTATTAGAGAGTCTATACAAAATAGTAAAAAACATGCTTTTGCATCAGAGGTTTTAATAGACTTTAAAATAAAACACAATACCTTTGTATTAAGTATAAAAGATAATGGTAAAGGTTTTAATATTAGTTCATTAAAATTTGGGTTGGGTTTAAAAAATCAGAAAAAAAGAATAGAAGAATTAAACGGAAATTTTACTATAAACAGTGTCCCAAATTCAGGTACAACTACAAACATAGAAATACCTTTAACAGCCTAAAATATGAAAAATAAAATACGTGTTTTATTGGTTGATGATCATCCTTTACTTTTAAAAGGATTGGTTTTAACGTTTGATGAAATTAAAGATTTTACTTTTGATATTGTATATAAAACAAGCTGCGATAGTGCATATGAAGCTGTTCTTTTATCAGAAAAAACAAACCCTTTTGATATTCTTTTAACAGGTTTAAGTTTTAGTTTAAATGATGGGAATATTGTTTCTGGAGAAGAATTAATTAATCAATTAAAAAAAGTAGCTCCGAATTTAAAAATTGGTGTAATTACAGGGCATTCAGAAACAAATAGAATCTTTAATGTTATAAAAAACCAACAACCTTTAGTTTATCTTTTAAAAGATGATTGTAATGCAACCGAATTAAATTTTGCCATTCATAAAATGTTGAAAAATCAAAATTATTATTCACATTTGGTACATCAAAAAATTTTAAAAAGAAGTATTGTTCAAATCTCTATGGATTCTATTGCTATACAAATTCTAGAAGAATTACCTAAACATGCTAAAATAAATAATTTAGTTGGGCATATAAAAAGAGAAGATGGAAAACTTTTAAAAATAAGATCTATAGAAATGAAGTTAGCAGATTTAAGAATTGATTTAAATGCTAAAAATAATACAGATCTTGTTTTAAAAGCAAAAGAATTAGGAATAATCGATTAATTTTTTTGCGTAAAAACGCACATATAGTTGCGTAAAATGTATTTTTTAAAAAGTGATATAATCGTACCTTTACTGTAAAAATGTAACTATTGTTGGGGGACGATTTATAATTTTTTTCCTGAGGCTTAAAAAACCTCAGGATTTTTATTTTAAATTCCAAGAATAAATTTTGCTATAGAAAAATAAATTAGAATTCCGAAAATATCATTACTTGTGGTAATAAACGGACCTGTTGCTAATGCTGGGTCTATACCTCTTTTATCTAAAATAATTGGTACAAAAGTTCCTATTAAAGAAGCAATTATAATTACCGACATTAATGAAATAGAAATTGCTAAACTAAAGCTAAAATGAAAGCCTAAAATGCTTGTAAAAATGGTTATTATAATAGAAAGTAGTAAGCCGTTTATTAAACTTATTGCTATTTCTTTTAATAACCTACTCCATAAACTACCTTTAATTAAATCGTTAGCTAAACCTTGAACAATAATTGCAGAAGATTGTACACCAACATTTCCTGCAACTGCAGCAATTAATGGAGTAAAAAAGAACAACGCTTTGTATTCTGGGTTTTCCATAATTGTTTGAAAATTCTGCATAATAATTACAGCACCCAAACTACCAAATAATCCTAAAATTAGCCAAGGTAAACGCCCTTTTACTAACTGGTAAACTGTATCGTCTGCTTCTACATCTTGTGTTAAACCAGCTGCCAATTGATAATCTTTATCTGCTTCTTCTTTTAAAACATCTACAATATCATCAATAGTAATTCTACCCAATAAAATGTTATTATCATCTACAACAGGTATTGCTTCTAAATCGTATTTAGACATAATTTTGGCAACTTCTTCGTCATCTTCATTTACATTAACAAAATCTACTTTATCAATATAAATTTCTGAAATTTTTTGATCGTTTTTTGCTACAATTAAGTCCTTTAAAGAAAGACGTCCCATTAATTTATCTTGTTTGTCTACAACATAAATAGAGTGTACTCTGCTTACTTCTTTTGCTTGAGCTCTTATTCTGCGCATACAACCAGCAACGGTCCAAGTTTCATAAACTTTAACCAACTCTTTACCCATTAAAGCACCTGCAGAGTTATCATCATAAGATAACAATTCTTTTATATCTGCTGCGTGTTCCTCATCTTTTAATGCAGAGATTACGTTTCTTTGGCGTTCTTCGGATAATTCACCAATAATATCAGCAGCATCATCGGTATCCATTTCACCAATTTCTCTAGCAATTTCTTTTGCAGATAAATTATCTAGTATTTTTTCACGAATATCTTCATCTAATTCGGTAAGGATTTCTGATGTTTTCTCGCTGTCTAAAAGTTTTATAATATAAACAGCTTCATCAAAATCTACCTCATCTAAAACTTCTGCAATATCTGCATAATGATGATCTTCAAAAAGGTCATGAATTGCAGTTTTATTGTTAGATTCTATGAGATCTGTAAGGTTGTCTAGAAAGTCATTGGTAATATCAAATGCCATGATTTGCTAATTTTTGGGTAAGTAAAATAAAGTCAGCTACAGATAGTTGTTCTGGCCTTTTCGCAAATATAGGGTCTTCTTTTAAGGACTCCGAAAGATTAAAGGACTTTAAGCTAGAACGTAACATTTTTCTTCGTTGATTAAATGCTGTTTTTACCACTCTAAAAAATAATTTTTCATCTACAGGAAGCGAATAATCTTTTTTTCTGATAAGTCTTATTACGCCAGAATCTACTTTTGGTGGCGGATTAAAAACAGTTGGCGGAACCGTAAATAAATACTCAACATCAAAAAAAGCTTGTGTTAAAACAGAAAGAATTCCATAAATTTTACTGCCTTCTTTTTCTGCAATTCGCATAGCAACTTCTTTTTGAAACATGCCGGCAAATTCTGGTACAAATTCTCTATATTCAATTGCTTTAAAAACAATTTGAGTAGAAATATTATAGGGAAAATTACCAATAATTGCTACTTGTTTTTTATCAAAAAGTTCCTCAATATTTTGCTTTAAAAAATCGCCTTCTAAAATGGTAAACTTGTCTTTAGAAGTATCTAATTTTATATGCTCTAACCAAAATGTGTCTTTAAGATAACTTACTGATTCTCTGTCTAATTCTAGAACAGTAACTTTTGGTTTTTTTTGTAATAAATACTTTGTTAAAACGCCCATACCTGGGCCAATTTCTAAAACGTTATTATAACCTGTTCCCGTTAAAGCATCAGCAATATTTTTTGCGATGGTTTCATCAGTTAAAAAATGTTGACCTAAATGTTTTTTTGCTTTTACAGACAAGATG
Protein-coding sequences here:
- a CDS encoding response regulator transcription factor, whose product is MKNKIRVLLVDDHPLLLKGLVLTFDEIKDFTFDIVYKTSCDSAYEAVLLSEKTNPFDILLTGLSFSLNDGNIVSGEELINQLKKVAPNLKIGVITGHSETNRIFNVIKNQQPLVYLLKDDCNATELNFAIHKMLKNQNYYSHLVHQKILKRSIVQISMDSIAIQILEELPKHAKINNLVGHIKREDGKLLKIRSIEMKLADLRIDLNAKNNTDLVLKAKELGIID
- the rsmA gene encoding 16S rRNA (adenine(1518)-N(6)/adenine(1519)-N(6))-dimethyltransferase RsmA; translated protein: MSVKAKKHLGQHFLTDETIAKNIADALTGTGYNNVLEIGPGMGVLTKYLLQKKPKVTVLELDRESVSYLKDTFWLEHIKLDTSKDKFTILEGDFLKQNIEELFDKKQVAIIGNFPYNISTQIVFKAIEYREFVPEFAGMFQKEVAMRIAEKEGSKIYGILSVLTQAFFDVEYLFTVPPTVFNPPPKVDSGVIRLIRKKDYSLPVDEKLFFRVVKTAFNQRRKMLRSSLKSFNLSESLKEDPIFAKRPEQLSVADFILLTQKLANHGI
- a CDS encoding sensor histidine kinase translates to MKRTLYLVIRESIQNSKKHAFASEVLIDFKIKHNTFVLSIKDNGKGFNISSLKFGLGLKNQKKRIEELNGNFTINSVPNSGTTTNIEIPLTA
- a CDS encoding RNA methyltransferase, coding for MRKLKNNELGRISVDEFKTVKKTPLIVVLDNIRSLNNIGSVFRTSDAFLIEKIYLCGICATPPNKDIHKTALGATESVAWEYVEDTLELVEKLKAENVKVLAIEQAENSTKLDVFYPKKGEKYAIVMGNEVKGVQQKVVTASDLVIEIPQLGTKHSLNISVTTGVVIWDLFTKIIR
- the mgtE gene encoding magnesium transporter produces the protein MAFDITNDFLDNLTDLIESNNKTAIHDLFEDHHYADIAEVLDEVDFDEAVYIIKLLDSEKTSEILTELDEDIREKILDNLSAKEIAREIGEMDTDDAADIIGELSEERQRNVISALKDEEHAADIKELLSYDDNSAGALMGKELVKVYETWTVAGCMRRIRAQAKEVSRVHSIYVVDKQDKLMGRLSLKDLIVAKNDQKISEIYIDKVDFVNVNEDDEEVAKIMSKYDLEAIPVVDDNNILLGRITIDDIVDVLKEEADKDYQLAAGLTQDVEADDTVYQLVKGRLPWLILGLFGSLGAVIIMQNFQTIMENPEYKALFFFTPLIAAVAGNVGVQSSAIIVQGLANDLIKGSLWSRLLKEIAISLINGLLLSIIITIFTSILGFHFSFSLAISISLMSVIIIASLIGTFVPIILDKRGIDPALATGPFITTSNDIFGILIYFSIAKFILGI